A stretch of Bacillus pseudomycoides DNA encodes these proteins:
- a CDS encoding MATE family efflux transporter — protein MDNSNLDVQEIANMRPKALEERELGTKKITHLFYRYILLAILGNLFLAVTSFVDGNILGNLGATELAGVGIGFTIMVLSRAIGTLVGVGAGAVAALRLGAGKIDEARSIIGQSIWFGIILSTMIGVVGYIYNEPLMRFFGADDQALPYAIQFGNYMWISFPFTVLAVILSVIAILDERPGLSVWSWFVGAILAAAVELLLFHKFQYGIIASAWANIISQSTPCLLIFYFLFSKTLLKPKLKDLKMKLRDIWEVNATGFAAFSISLTMFIAVIIINNLLASLGGELHISAFAIQNGYITNFLILIVMGIVTGIQPIISYNYGAKLYDRVREATRLGIIFTFIVSTFLTLVLFFLADPIVSFFTGGDDALQDIGIWSTRVFNVSFPFVAIIVLISGYFEAIEQNVKATFIGIGRSFLFSLPLFYIFPKMYGIEGVWYSIPVADMIAFVVAILFMYKEFQRLKHMNKNEKYRG, from the coding sequence ATGGATAATTCGAATTTGGATGTTCAAGAGATAGCCAATATGAGACCAAAAGCGCTTGAAGAGAGGGAATTAGGAACAAAGAAAATAACTCATTTGTTTTACCGTTATATTTTACTTGCTATATTAGGTAACCTCTTTTTGGCAGTTACTTCATTTGTGGATGGGAATATTTTGGGGAATTTGGGGGCAACAGAGTTAGCGGGGGTTGGGATTGGTTTTACCATTATGGTCCTCTCTCGTGCTATAGGTACGCTAGTTGGGGTTGGAGCGGGAGCAGTGGCTGCTCTTAGATTAGGGGCTGGAAAAATCGATGAAGCAAGAAGTATTATTGGTCAATCGATTTGGTTCGGTATCATCCTGTCAACAATGATTGGTGTCGTTGGTTATATTTATAATGAACCTCTTATGCGTTTTTTTGGTGCGGATGATCAGGCATTGCCGTATGCAATTCAGTTTGGAAATTACATGTGGATTTCTTTCCCGTTTACAGTATTAGCGGTTATTCTTAGCGTTATCGCTATTCTCGACGAACGACCAGGACTTAGCGTGTGGAGCTGGTTTGTTGGAGCAATTTTAGCAGCTGCTGTGGAATTACTATTATTTCATAAATTTCAATATGGAATAATAGCCTCGGCTTGGGCCAATATTATTTCTCAATCGACCCCATGTCTTCTCATTTTTTATTTTCTATTTAGTAAAACTTTGCTCAAACCTAAGCTGAAGGATTTGAAAATGAAACTAAGAGATATTTGGGAAGTAAATGCAACTGGATTTGCTGCATTCTCAATCTCACTTACTATGTTTATCGCCGTCATTATTATTAATAATTTATTAGCTTCATTAGGGGGAGAGTTGCATATATCTGCTTTCGCCATACAAAATGGATATATAACCAACTTTCTTATTCTTATAGTCATGGGGATAGTAACCGGTATTCAACCGATCATTAGCTATAATTATGGTGCTAAGCTGTATGATCGGGTAAGAGAAGCGACTCGGTTAGGAATTATATTTACGTTCATAGTTAGTACTTTCTTGACACTAGTACTGTTTTTCCTTGCTGATCCGATAGTTAGTTTCTTTACAGGAGGAGATGATGCTTTACAAGATATTGGCATATGGTCGACAAGAGTGTTTAACGTTTCGTTTCCATTTGTCGCAATCATAGTGCTCATATCAGGCTATTTTGAGGCAATAGAGCAAAACGTTAAGGCGACGTTTATAGGAATAGGGAGATCTTTTCTTTTTTCGCTCCCGCTATTTTATATTTTTCCTAAGATGTATGGAATTGAAGGGGTATGGTACTCTATTCCAGTTGCGGATATGATTGCATTTGTAGTAGCTATTCTCTTTATGTATAAAGAGTTTCAAAGATTAAAGCATATGAATAAAAACGAGAAATATAGAGGTTAA
- a CDS encoding cupin domain-containing protein, which translates to MAFIVKKISSQEYEQLGVGTWEHWENTTHKATWEVEEAESFYVLEGEVHITVGDRVHTVTKDMVVSLPKGLVCIWDIPNYLKKVYKLNFELE; encoded by the coding sequence ATGGCATTCATAGTTAAAAAAATTTCATCACAAGAATATGAGCAATTAGGAGTTGGTACATGGGAACATTGGGAAAACACGACGCACAAGGCAACATGGGAGGTAGAGGAAGCAGAATCATTTTATGTTCTAGAAGGAGAAGTTCATATTACAGTAGGGGATAGAGTTCATACTGTGACAAAGGATATGGTGGTTTCTCTGCCAAAAGGGCTTGTTTGTATTTGGGATATTCCTAACTATTTGAAAAAAGTGTATAAGTTAAATTTCGAGCTTGAGTAA
- a CDS encoding helix-turn-helix domain-containing protein, with amino-acid sequence MKLTEREKLTKKIENHLRITARQLVKFDTEEETLQYLIESFRSKLACDLVGMILKEGDYLIPKVWSGGSDIFGDSFPLKIDKCSPKLLSQGLAIEKSGWETTCELAKLLLAEKIQTWFTVPLKDEENNFGFCIIGFMNSVSLFMEMDKPFVDFGKDIAVAIALAKRKEAQKKTMIDVEWISKNLFSDSSIEEVVEKIVERAGKETNATVACIYLYHEKENCFSFQPPSYGKINQSKKIITENNYMLKEYFPFLEISGGSQLTVPLVVNLKTIGVLHVENKNKDVFTNEDLEVLELLSSHVAAMLENVRLYMNEKEHKQRLHSLLNFQQALVKETVDQNNFDGITTTLSKVLLKSVVLLDRFLRPISYHLSSENQAAIEEIVECAIYQIIQEKNRDAEFSFENTSETKIGFWQVRGGGDLLGYLVIELSNDEVDDFHRISIDSALNVFSIQFIKQKLVLDTREQVKDSFIHKLLVERIEDQETILQYANVFNWDLFNQHRISILSIALDETGTKDSDILEQQAQKSLLWEQLKTQISIVDRDILLANKGDEHIMFVPVAKEKNHPKNYWANLYGHIKRWIEKGELSIRVFLGVGGKTEKLQDYYTCYQQAIQAHRVVSHRFNRGGVALFDELGVYTVLHYLKDSSVATLFIKKHLEPLLHYSEGKNTDLFQTLRVYLHHNGSLKETSQELYIHRSTLQYRIEKIQNLLEVDLDYSEHRLNLMMAFKLYDLYYKDSSKKLKM; translated from the coding sequence ATGAAATTAACTGAGCGGGAAAAGCTAACAAAAAAAATTGAGAATCATCTTCGTATTACAGCACGTCAACTTGTAAAGTTTGATACAGAAGAGGAGACGTTACAATATTTAATTGAATCATTTCGTTCTAAGTTAGCTTGTGATTTAGTTGGTATGATTCTAAAAGAAGGTGATTACTTAATTCCTAAAGTATGGAGCGGTGGTTCGGATATTTTTGGAGATTCGTTCCCACTAAAAATAGATAAATGCTCGCCAAAACTTCTCAGTCAGGGCTTAGCAATCGAGAAGTCTGGGTGGGAAACGACGTGCGAGTTGGCTAAATTATTACTAGCAGAAAAAATACAAACATGGTTTACTGTCCCTTTAAAAGACGAGGAAAATAATTTTGGATTCTGTATTATTGGTTTTATGAATTCAGTTTCGTTATTTATGGAAATGGACAAGCCATTTGTGGACTTTGGAAAGGATATAGCAGTAGCAATAGCTCTCGCAAAAAGAAAAGAAGCTCAAAAAAAGACAATGATAGATGTAGAATGGATTAGTAAAAACCTCTTTTCAGATTCATCTATAGAAGAAGTAGTAGAAAAAATAGTAGAGCGTGCAGGGAAAGAGACCAATGCGACGGTTGCCTGCATCTATTTGTATCATGAAAAAGAAAACTGTTTTTCTTTTCAACCGCCTTCATATGGGAAAATAAATCAATCAAAAAAAATTATTACTGAAAATAATTATATGTTAAAAGAATATTTTCCGTTTTTGGAGATTTCTGGAGGGTCTCAGTTGACTGTTCCGTTAGTTGTAAATCTTAAAACAATTGGTGTGTTGCATGTTGAAAATAAAAACAAAGACGTATTCACAAATGAGGATTTAGAAGTCCTTGAATTATTATCTAGTCATGTTGCGGCCATGCTTGAAAATGTTCGATTGTATATGAATGAAAAAGAGCATAAACAGCGGCTTCATTCCCTATTGAATTTTCAACAGGCACTTGTCAAAGAAACGGTGGATCAAAATAATTTCGATGGTATTACGACAACTTTAAGTAAGGTCTTATTGAAGTCGGTGGTTTTGTTAGATCGATTTCTGCGCCCGATTTCGTATCACTTATCTTCGGAAAACCAAGCGGCTATTGAAGAGATAGTCGAGTGTGCAATATATCAAATTATTCAAGAGAAAAATAGAGATGCAGAGTTTTCATTCGAAAATACTAGTGAAACGAAGATAGGTTTTTGGCAGGTTAGGGGTGGTGGTGATCTATTAGGCTACCTGGTCATTGAACTGTCGAACGATGAAGTTGATGATTTTCATCGGATTAGTATCGATTCTGCCTTAAACGTATTTTCAATTCAATTTATTAAGCAAAAACTTGTCTTGGATACAAGAGAACAGGTTAAGGATAGTTTCATCCATAAACTATTAGTTGAGAGAATAGAGGATCAGGAAACCATTCTCCAATATGCTAATGTATTTAACTGGGATTTGTTTAATCAGCACCGTATCTCAATACTTTCTATTGCTCTTGATGAAACCGGAACAAAAGACAGTGACATTCTAGAACAACAAGCGCAAAAATCATTACTGTGGGAACAATTAAAAACGCAGATTTCTATAGTGGATAGAGATATTCTTCTTGCAAATAAAGGAGATGAACATATCATGTTTGTTCCAGTAGCGAAAGAAAAAAATCACCCAAAAAATTATTGGGCCAATCTTTATGGACATATTAAGAGATGGATAGAAAAGGGGGAATTATCGATTCGAGTTTTTCTAGGTGTAGGGGGAAAGACAGAAAAATTACAAGACTACTATACTTGTTATCAACAAGCGATACAAGCTCATCGTGTTGTATCTCATCGTTTTAATAGAGGGGGAGTCGCACTGTTTGATGAACTGGGTGTCTACACTGTATTGCATTATTTAAAGGATTCTTCAGTAGCAACTTTATTTATTAAGAAGCATCTCGAACCATTATTGCATTATTCAGAAGGGAAAAATACAGATTTATTCCAAACATTGCGAGTATACCTTCATCATAATGGGAGTCTTAAAGAGACGTCTCAGGAGCTTTATATTCATAGAAGCACACTTCAATATCGAATCGAGAAAATACAAAATTTACTGGAAGTGGATCTTGATTATTCTGAACACCGATTGAACTTAATGATGGCTTTTAAGTTATATGATTTATACTATAAGGATTCCTCAAAAAAGCTGAAAATGTAA
- a CDS encoding 3-hydroxyacyl-CoA dehydrogenase family protein — MSISTVGIVGAGTMGSGIANLAAMSGFNVILRDVEDQYLQNALVRIEKFMDKSVVKGKMTVEQKAEVMERITVTTDLEDMKDVDIVIEAIIEDLELKKEVFSKLDKIVPKNVILTTNTSSMSITAIAEATKRPERVAGMHFFNPAQIMKLVEVVRGYKTSDETVGEIKTFSKKLNKETVEVKKDTPGFIVNRIMIPQFIEAIKLLEEGVASPEDIDKAVTLGLNYPMGPFALQDYAGVDIGLHVMEYFYEEFKDNRFAPPLLLKLLVRAGRLGKKTGAGFYDYDK, encoded by the coding sequence ATGAGTATTTCAACAGTTGGCATAGTCGGTGCTGGTACAATGGGGAGCGGTATCGCTAATTTAGCAGCAATGTCAGGATTTAACGTTATATTAAGAGATGTTGAGGATCAGTATCTTCAAAATGCTTTAGTTAGAATTGAAAAGTTTATGGACAAAAGTGTTGTTAAAGGAAAGATGACAGTAGAACAAAAGGCAGAAGTGATGGAACGAATCACAGTAACGACAGATCTCGAAGATATGAAAGATGTCGATATTGTCATTGAAGCTATCATTGAAGATTTAGAATTGAAAAAAGAAGTATTCTCAAAGTTAGATAAAATTGTTCCTAAAAATGTAATTCTGACCACGAATACTTCATCGATGTCCATTACAGCTATTGCTGAAGCGACAAAAAGGCCAGAACGTGTTGCTGGTATGCACTTCTTTAATCCGGCACAAATTATGAAATTAGTAGAAGTGGTCCGTGGTTATAAAACAAGTGATGAAACAGTAGGAGAAATTAAAACGTTTTCAAAGAAGTTGAACAAGGAAACTGTTGAAGTGAAAAAAGATACACCGGGATTTATTGTAAATCGAATTATGATTCCTCAATTTATTGAAGCTATTAAACTTTTAGAAGAGGGAGTTGCTTCTCCAGAAGATATTGATAAAGCGGTTACACTGGGTTTGAACTATCCAATGGGTCCATTTGCTTTACAGGACTACGCAGGTGTAGATATTGGTCTTCATGTAATGGAGTATTTCTATGAGGAATTCAAAGATAATCGCTTTGCCCCTCCTTTACTGCTGAAACTGCTTGTAAGAGCTGGAAGATTAGGGAAAAAGACTGGGGCTGGCTTCTATGACTATGACAAGTGA
- a CDS encoding enoyl-CoA hydratase/isomerase family protein translates to MNFEFLQYEIENKVAVVCINRPPFNPLNTHVFNELNSLMNELESNNEVNAIVITGSGEKSFVAGADIHQMLDLDLVGMMEMNTISRAAFSRIENLSKPVIAAINGLALGGGLELALTCDLRISSDKAKFAFPEVNLGIIPGGGGTQRLQRLVGQGVAKELLYFGEMFDAQRALAIQLVNKVVPAEELLSTAREWAEKLAQKPIVGMRMLKTAVNTGSNVDLESALTIEGTCFGNAFVTEDRKEGMAAFTEKRKPIFVGR, encoded by the coding sequence ATGAATTTTGAGTTTTTACAGTATGAAATTGAAAATAAAGTAGCGGTTGTATGTATTAACCGTCCACCATTTAATCCATTAAACACACATGTGTTTAATGAATTGAATTCTCTGATGAATGAGCTTGAGAGCAATAATGAAGTAAATGCAATTGTAATTACAGGTAGCGGTGAAAAATCATTCGTTGCAGGCGCGGATATTCATCAAATGTTAGACTTGGATCTAGTTGGAATGATGGAAATGAATACAATTTCAAGAGCAGCTTTTTCTAGAATTGAAAACTTATCAAAACCCGTTATCGCTGCTATTAATGGGTTAGCCCTTGGTGGAGGTCTTGAATTGGCTTTAACGTGTGATTTACGTATCAGCTCAGACAAGGCGAAATTTGCATTCCCTGAAGTAAACCTGGGTATTATCCCTGGAGGCGGGGGTACTCAGCGTTTACAAAGATTGGTAGGTCAAGGGGTTGCAAAAGAGTTGTTGTATTTCGGAGAGATGTTTGATGCGCAAAGAGCATTAGCAATTCAATTAGTAAACAAAGTTGTACCAGCAGAAGAATTACTATCAACTGCTAGAGAATGGGCTGAAAAGCTGGCGCAGAAACCAATTGTTGGTATGCGTATGCTAAAGACTGCTGTTAATACAGGTAGCAACGTCGACCTTGAATCTGCACTAACGATTGAAGGCACATGTTTTGGAAATGCATTTGTCACAGAAGACAGAAAAGAAGGTATGGCAGCCTTTACAGAAAAAAGGAAGCCAATCTTTGTAGGGAGATGA
- a CDS encoding acetyl-CoA C-acetyltransferase, producing MGKTAVVLVEGARTPLAEFCGSFRDVSAIDLGAIASKEAIKKANVDPEEIDQVVFGNVQQSSCDAHYLARHVGLKAGISIHVPALTVNRLCGSGLESILTAARYILTGEANMVLAGGAENMSQVPHVIRGMRWGSPLGSPTMEDWVWDGLYDTYGDCTMAVTAENLAEKYELSREGIDEYAFLSHQKALAAMEKGYFKEEIIPVTVKGKKGSKIIDTDEHPRNTSMEQLSKLKARFIEGGVITPGNASGMNDAGAAVVLASEEYAIKKGLKPIARLVSWDVVGVEPGLMGIGPAPAIRRALQKASLELEDLDLIEINEAFSAQYLACQKELGFSPEIGNVNGGAVALGHPLAVSGTRISLSLIYELGRRRKKYGASSVCIGGGQGIAAIWERL from the coding sequence ATGGGTAAGACAGCTGTTGTTTTAGTGGAGGGTGCCCGTACACCTCTGGCAGAATTTTGTGGATCGTTTCGAGATGTTTCTGCCATTGATTTGGGAGCGATAGCTTCAAAAGAAGCGATAAAAAAGGCGAATGTTGATCCGGAAGAAATCGACCAAGTAGTGTTTGGAAACGTTCAGCAATCCAGCTGTGATGCACACTATTTGGCCCGCCATGTCGGTTTAAAAGCAGGGATCTCTATTCATGTTCCGGCTCTAACCGTTAATCGCTTGTGCGGAAGCGGCTTAGAATCTATTTTAACCGCCGCACGATATATCCTTACAGGAGAGGCGAACATGGTCTTAGCCGGAGGGGCGGAGAACATGAGTCAGGTTCCACATGTCATCCGAGGGATGCGATGGGGGAGTCCATTAGGTTCACCTACTATGGAAGATTGGGTGTGGGACGGTCTTTATGATACTTATGGTGACTGCACCATGGCCGTTACCGCAGAAAATTTGGCGGAAAAATACGAGCTTTCTCGCGAAGGCATTGATGAATATGCTTTTTTAAGTCATCAAAAGGCTCTAGCCGCCATGGAGAAGGGATATTTTAAGGAAGAAATCATTCCGGTCACTGTGAAGGGAAAAAAGGGATCTAAGATTATTGATACGGATGAACATCCGAGAAACACAAGCATGGAACAACTGAGCAAATTGAAGGCTAGGTTTATTGAAGGTGGGGTTATTACACCGGGGAATGCTAGTGGAATGAATGATGCCGGAGCAGCAGTTGTTTTAGCTTCTGAAGAATATGCAATTAAAAAAGGATTAAAGCCTATTGCACGATTGGTTTCTTGGGATGTAGTCGGAGTGGAACCGGGGCTCATGGGGATCGGTCCAGCACCAGCAATCCGACGTGCCTTGCAGAAGGCCAGTCTAGAGTTGGAAGATTTGGACTTGATTGAAATCAATGAAGCCTTCTCTGCGCAATACTTGGCCTGTCAAAAGGAATTAGGATTTAGTCCGGAAATTGGAAATGTGAATGGTGGAGCCGTCGCTTTAGGTCATCCTTTGGCAGTTTCGGGAACAAGAATTTCTTTATCTTTGATCTATGAACTTGGGCGCAGAAGGAAAAAATACGGGGCATCTTCTGTCTGCATCGGTGGAGGCCAAGGAATCGCGGCTATTTGGGAGCGACTGTAA
- a CDS encoding class I adenylate-forming enzyme family protein: MNYDLSLPEILKRSSQEFLEKEALYDGYNRITYGELKNNVEYIASALSQLGIKKGDRVIVCLPNWNEFVTIYFAVARLGAVLIPCNTRYRITELEYIVENSQAKAVFLMEDFQHIDVFKPYLNRTKKSHTLECIFTVRFQQEGYYSFNELMQLGQQTPAPKVVIDPKEDVFAILYTSGTTGRPKGTMLTHENVAYTAKRSAEWLRCSSGDVFLIAVPVFHIFGMVPGILSAISSAAKIVFMEKYNAEKALKIIELEKITIHHGVPTMFILELNHPTFTNVDLTSLRTGIIASAPCPEEIVKKIRSVMGCDIVVSYGLTETSAGLTFTSFDDDDSIRSETVGKAAPGTEIKIVDAKREEVAPGEVGELACRGLGIMKGYYQMPDQTREAIDKDGWFYTGDLATKDEKGFIRIVGRKKEMIIRGGYNIYPREIEEVFYKHSSVLEVAIIGLPDSVLGEISCAVIKLKPNYVEDEGSMKAYVKDKIANYKIPDRIVFMEELPMTASGKIKKLVLQDVIKEKLYPSLQ, from the coding sequence GTGAACTATGATTTATCATTACCAGAGATACTTAAACGTTCGTCTCAAGAATTCCTAGAGAAAGAGGCGTTATATGATGGGTATAATCGTATTACGTATGGGGAGTTGAAAAATAATGTTGAATATATAGCGTCAGCATTGTCCCAACTAGGAATCAAAAAAGGGGATAGAGTGATTGTCTGCTTACCAAACTGGAATGAATTTGTAACGATTTATTTTGCTGTAGCACGCTTAGGAGCAGTTCTCATTCCATGTAATACACGTTATCGTATTACGGAGCTGGAATATATAGTAGAAAATTCTCAAGCGAAAGCAGTTTTTCTTATGGAAGACTTTCAGCATATCGATGTCTTCAAACCATACCTTAATAGAACAAAAAAATCTCACACGCTGGAATGCATTTTCACAGTGCGTTTTCAGCAAGAGGGATATTATTCTTTTAATGAATTAATGCAATTAGGACAACAAACTCCAGCCCCAAAAGTTGTAATTGACCCAAAAGAAGATGTTTTCGCCATTTTGTATACATCAGGTACAACAGGTAGACCAAAAGGAACGATGCTCACACATGAAAATGTGGCTTATACAGCTAAACGATCAGCAGAATGGCTGCGGTGTAGTAGTGGTGATGTATTTTTAATAGCTGTTCCTGTTTTCCATATATTTGGAATGGTACCTGGTATTTTATCAGCTATTTCGTCAGCAGCCAAAATTGTATTTATGGAAAAATACAATGCAGAAAAAGCGTTAAAGATTATAGAACTAGAAAAAATCACAATTCATCACGGGGTTCCTACCATGTTTATTCTCGAGTTAAATCATCCTACCTTTACAAATGTAGATTTAACATCACTACGTACAGGTATTATTGCATCAGCCCCATGTCCAGAAGAAATAGTCAAAAAGATACGAAGTGTCATGGGATGCGACATTGTTGTATCATACGGGTTAACCGAAACGTCTGCCGGTTTAACTTTTACTAGTTTTGATGATGATGATTCGATTCGTTCAGAAACGGTCGGGAAGGCAGCCCCTGGTACAGAAATAAAGATTGTAGATGCAAAGCGAGAGGAAGTAGCACCTGGAGAAGTTGGCGAATTAGCATGCAGAGGCTTGGGGATTATGAAAGGTTATTACCAAATGCCAGATCAAACGAGAGAAGCTATTGATAAAGACGGATGGTTTTACACGGGTGATTTAGCGACAAAAGATGAAAAGGGCTTTATACGGATTGTCGGGCGAAAAAAAGAGATGATCATTCGTGGAGGATATAATATTTATCCTAGAGAAATCGAGGAAGTTTTTTATAAGCACTCTAGCGTGCTTGAAGTAGCAATTATTGGATTACCTGATTCTGTTTTAGGTGAAATTTCCTGCGCTGTGATTAAACTAAAGCCTAATTATGTTGAAGATGAAGGTTCTATGAAGGCTTACGTTAAAGATAAAATCGCAAATTATAAAATCCCTGATAGAATCGTTTTTATGGAAGAGTTACCGATGACAGCAAGTGGAAAGATTAAGAAACTAGTATTACAGGATGTAATTAAAGAGAAGCTATATCCCTCTCTACAGTAA
- a CDS encoding FAD-dependent monooxygenase: MNSYDVQHYKRQVLVIGAGPVGLTAALALRSLGVPVTVLEAEPEERSRPGSRAIYLHNATLKHLEEIYPGIGFTLARNGLVWPVKRTLFNGKEVYVKKYKASSSNVLPPFTSLPQVEAERFLYQACLDSGVEFVWNTAIQDVKTNESGVVLTTESGALWKANYVIGADGSRSNVRKAVGIEMEGPRTKDYFLVVDVKEDPNNPLPLERVFHYQHPAVGGRNVLYVPFAGGWRIDLQLLEEDDPEEYSGMEGVRKWLPKVMDSKYADWITWVSTYQFYQVVAKSFTDAHCRVLLVGEAAHLFAPFGARGMNSGVPDAVLSARAIHVAIHANDSNSAKRAILAAAEERKMAAQYNRDCAGIALEHIQGSSPRMNMKRQVAASLAPSMPRLGRWLDEGPYGPKSGPPQLSTKY; the protein is encoded by the coding sequence ATGAACAGTTATGATGTTCAACACTATAAGAGACAAGTGCTGGTTATTGGAGCCGGTCCGGTTGGTTTGACAGCAGCTTTAGCTCTTCGAAGCTTAGGGGTTCCTGTAACGGTTTTGGAAGCGGAACCCGAGGAGCGTTCCCGTCCGGGAAGTCGTGCTATTTATCTTCACAATGCTACATTGAAGCATCTTGAAGAAATTTACCCCGGCATTGGTTTTACCCTTGCGAGAAATGGTTTAGTATGGCCAGTTAAACGTACTTTATTTAACGGTAAAGAAGTCTATGTGAAAAAATATAAGGCATCAAGTTCAAATGTACTTCCGCCGTTTACCAGTTTACCTCAAGTTGAGGCAGAACGTTTTCTATACCAAGCATGTCTTGATTCAGGGGTAGAATTTGTCTGGAATACAGCTATACAGGATGTGAAGACAAATGAAAGTGGGGTTGTCTTAACGACAGAATCAGGGGCTCTCTGGAAAGCGAACTATGTAATTGGAGCAGATGGGTCTCGTTCTAACGTCCGTAAAGCGGTAGGAATTGAAATGGAAGGACCTCGTACAAAAGACTATTTCCTTGTAGTGGATGTAAAGGAGGACCCGAATAATCCTTTACCGCTTGAACGTGTTTTTCACTATCAACATCCGGCAGTTGGAGGAAGGAATGTGTTATATGTACCTTTTGCGGGTGGCTGGAGGATTGATCTTCAATTGCTTGAAGAGGACGATCCAGAAGAATACAGCGGTATGGAAGGGGTACGGAAGTGGCTACCTAAAGTGATGGATTCAAAATATGCTGACTGGATCACTTGGGTCTCGACATATCAGTTTTATCAAGTTGTAGCTAAATCTTTTACTGATGCTCACTGCCGAGTTCTTCTGGTCGGTGAAGCTGCGCATTTATTTGCGCCGTTTGGAGCCCGCGGGATGAATTCCGGAGTTCCTGATGCCGTCTTATCGGCTAGGGCAATTCATGTAGCGATTCATGCGAATGATTCCAATTCAGCAAAACGAGCGATACTTGCAGCTGCAGAAGAGCGCAAAATGGCTGCCCAGTATAATCGAGATTGTGCTGGAATTGCACTAGAACATATTCAAGGTAGTTCACCGCGTATGAATATGAAACGTCAAGTTGCAGCATCTTTGGCACCGAGTATGCCACGCTTAGGAAGATGGCTGGATGAAGGACCATATGGGCCAAAATCTGGACCTCCTCAACTGTCAACAAAGTATTAA
- a CDS encoding thioesterase family protein, translating into MSFVEYKYTVNWGDTDAAGIVFYPNFYKWMDQASHHFFSAIGYPSSRLFADEKIGLPLLEAKCEFKSPLRFEDEVCIRSSIVELRDKVFRIKHEFLKNGMAIATGYEVRAWADFSTEKTKAISIPEKIRNAISHTQTLV; encoded by the coding sequence ATGAGCTTCGTCGAGTACAAATATACCGTAAATTGGGGAGATACAGATGCAGCGGGAATTGTATTTTATCCAAATTTTTATAAGTGGATGGATCAAGCATCCCATCACTTCTTTTCAGCCATTGGGTATCCATCCTCCCGATTGTTTGCTGATGAAAAAATTGGTTTACCTCTATTAGAAGCAAAGTGTGAGTTTAAATCTCCTCTACGTTTCGAAGATGAGGTATGTATCAGATCGTCAATCGTTGAACTGCGTGATAAAGTATTTAGAATTAAACATGAATTTCTTAAAAATGGAATGGCCATTGCAACTGGCTATGAAGTACGTGCTTGGGCAGATTTTAGTACGGAAAAAACAAAAGCAATTTCAATACCGGAGAAGATCAGAAATGCTATTAGCCATACTCAAACACTTGTTTAA